In a single window of the Hydrogenobaculum sp. 3684 genome:
- a CDS encoding MoxR family ATPase, whose protein sequence is MAINPKKVEFEISRIIKGKENVIRYVLAAFFAGGHILIEDVPGVGKTTLAISMAKAMSLAFNRIQFTSDLMPSDILGIYIYDEKKKDFIFRPGPIFSNIILADEINRAPPKTQSALLEAMAEKTVSIEGKTHKLEDVFCVIATQNPMDNYGTFALPESELDRFMIKISMGYPSYDVEKLMILNGDPSERLVDIQSVLTKQDVLDIMKHVKHIHVSEDVADVLMFIVQKTRKHKDVYVGVSPRGTLQMINLAKSYAFLMDRDFVTPFDIIELAPIALPHRILTDDTTQKKNSIIIEEIVKEVKL, encoded by the coding sequence ATGGCTATAAACCCTAAAAAAGTAGAATTTGAAATATCAAGAATTATAAAAGGCAAAGAAAACGTTATAAGATATGTATTGGCTGCTTTCTTTGCTGGCGGGCATATTCTTATAGAAGATGTACCCGGTGTTGGTAAAACTACGTTGGCTATATCTATGGCAAAAGCTATGTCTTTGGCTTTTAATAGAATACAATTTACATCAGATTTGATGCCTTCGGATATATTGGGCATATACATATACGACGAAAAGAAAAAAGATTTTATATTTAGACCTGGTCCTATCTTTAGCAACATAATACTTGCGGATGAGATAAATAGGGCTCCACCAAAAACTCAAAGCGCTTTACTAGAAGCCATGGCAGAAAAAACCGTTAGCATAGAGGGTAAAACTCACAAGTTAGAAGACGTCTTTTGTGTAATAGCCACTCAAAATCCAATGGACAACTATGGCACGTTTGCATTGCCAGAATCAGAATTGGATAGGTTTATGATAAAAATATCTATGGGATATCCCTCCTACGATGTAGAAAAATTGATGATTTTGAACGGGGACCCTTCAGAAAGGTTAGTAGATATACAATCTGTACTTACAAAACAAGATGTTTTAGATATTATGAAACATGTAAAGCATATACACGTATCAGAGGATGTGGCAGACGTACTTATGTTTATAGTGCAAAAAACAAGAAAACACAAAGATGTATACGTAGGTGTGTCTCCAAGGGGTACTTTGCAAATGATAAATCTGGCCAAATCTTATGCCTTCTTGATGGATAGAGATTTTGTAACACCTTTTGATATAATAGAGTTAGCTCCAATAGCTCTTCCACATAGAATATTGACAGACGATACCACTCAAAAGAAAAATTCTATTATAATAGAAGAGATAGTAAAAGAGGTTAAGCTATGA
- a CDS encoding GGDEF domain-containing protein, with amino-acid sequence MYMFYKIKKFIATSITHKLIFRLLLLIISIVIITEGIFAISFREQGIRYALSKANTVAGIVRDGLTSLMVMGVIKDRESYIKRLERVKGVTNIHIVRGEAVDKQFGPGLPTEQPIDNLEKLVLLTGKPIYKIYETPSKVLVRDIIPYKASNKGIVNCLQCHEVQNGQVLGAIDITLDVTDIRYKAFLVMLTTLLIFVGLFGALSYSIFRFSKPYIDMFNKLIKSFGLLQEGRFEEAKIRDSSVLENNEMIDEAGKVVISFNKMIDILHNALNSIHQKAFTLIGYDVMDSGNTIKDTDKIVTELENIYKFKKTIEKDGSKEDIYERLRLILEHYMSLDKFSLYEINYDKMKLIFVNGTDKLWCKDDILKDNSCCRAYRTGADVDSDEFPNVCKCFIKEYNEFQKQEDSLEYYCIPIYLNGHVHNVLQIVYEHYMKDFVNMMIPYIKGYLDEAIPVMESKLLMEKLKEQSIKDQLTGFYNRRYIEEAIDPILNNAKRKGETIGILILDIDHFKEVNDTYGHDAGDLVLKSVAQAIKESIRESDIPIRFGGEEFLVLLTNIKPGESENIAEKIRKNVENKVISLPNKTTLKKTISIGVSEIPTDTDRFWQAVKFADVALYKAKESGRNKVVRYQKDMWQEDEY; translated from the coding sequence ATGTATATGTTTTATAAAATAAAAAAGTTTATAGCTACCTCTATAACGCATAAACTTATATTTAGATTGCTCTTACTTATAATATCAATAGTTATTATAACGGAGGGAATATTTGCCATTTCTTTTAGAGAACAAGGAATAAGATATGCCTTGTCAAAAGCCAATACTGTGGCCGGTATTGTAAGAGACGGACTAACATCTTTGATGGTAATGGGCGTTATAAAAGATAGGGAGTCTTATATTAAAAGGCTTGAGCGAGTAAAAGGTGTAACAAACATACATATAGTAAGGGGAGAAGCTGTAGATAAACAGTTTGGTCCAGGGCTTCCGACAGAACAACCAATAGACAACTTAGAAAAACTTGTGCTTTTAACAGGAAAGCCTATTTACAAAATATATGAAACCCCATCAAAAGTGCTTGTTAGAGACATAATACCCTATAAAGCATCAAATAAAGGCATAGTAAATTGCCTTCAGTGCCACGAGGTCCAAAACGGCCAGGTATTAGGCGCAATAGATATAACACTTGACGTAACAGACATAAGGTATAAAGCATTTTTAGTAATGTTAACTACGCTGTTAATTTTTGTTGGGCTTTTTGGTGCGTTATCTTACTCTATATTTAGATTCTCAAAACCATATATAGATATGTTTAATAAACTTATAAAAAGCTTCGGCTTACTACAAGAAGGGAGATTTGAAGAAGCTAAAATAAGAGATAGCAGCGTATTAGAAAATAACGAAATGATAGACGAGGCTGGCAAAGTGGTTATATCTTTCAATAAGATGATCGATATACTGCATAACGCTTTAAACAGTATACATCAAAAAGCTTTCACTCTAATAGGATACGATGTTATGGATTCCGGCAACACCATAAAAGATACAGATAAAATAGTAACAGAACTAGAAAATATATATAAATTCAAAAAAACCATAGAAAAAGATGGCTCTAAAGAAGATATATACGAAAGACTACGCCTAATACTAGAACACTACATGTCTTTGGATAAGTTTAGCCTATACGAAATAAACTACGATAAAATGAAGCTAATATTTGTAAATGGCACCGACAAACTCTGGTGCAAGGATGATATTCTAAAGGACAACAGCTGTTGCAGAGCCTATAGAACCGGTGCAGATGTGGATAGCGATGAATTTCCAAACGTATGCAAATGCTTTATAAAAGAGTATAACGAATTTCAAAAACAAGAAGATTCTTTGGAATATTACTGTATCCCAATATATCTAAACGGACACGTGCACAACGTATTGCAAATTGTATACGAACACTATATGAAAGATTTTGTAAATATGATGATACCTTATATAAAAGGCTATCTAGATGAAGCTATACCTGTTATGGAGTCTAAGCTTTTAATGGAGAAACTAAAAGAGCAATCTATAAAAGATCAATTAACAGGATTCTACAATAGAAGATATATAGAAGAAGCCATAGACCCTATATTAAATAACGCCAAAAGAAAAGGAGAGACTATAGGTATATTAATATTAGACATTGATCATTTCAAAGAGGTAAACGATACATATGGTCATGATGCTGGAGATTTAGTATTAAAATCTGTTGCTCAAGCTATCAAAGAGTCCATAAGAGAATCGGATATACCCATAAGGTTTGGTGGTGAGGAGTTTTTAGTGCTTTTAACAAACATAAAACCAGGAGAGAGCGAAAACATTGCAGAAAAAATAAGAAAAAATGTAGAGAACAAAGTCATATCTTTACCAAATAAAACTACACTGAAAAAGACAATAAGCATAGGTGTTTCAGAGATACCAACGGATACTGATAGATTCTGGCAGGCTGTTAAGTTTGCAGACGTCGCTCTTTATAAGGCAAAAGAATCTGGCAGAAACAAAGTGGTTAGATATCAAAAAGATATGTGGCAAGAAGATGAATATTAA